From Triticum urartu cultivar G1812 chromosome 2, Tu2.1, whole genome shotgun sequence, a single genomic window includes:
- the LOC125534675 gene encoding cytochrome P450 84A1-like, producing MVDDLLAFLGDADQASAKDLRLTRDNVNALIMDMLFGRPDNVGFTIEWAMTEMIHCPNILLQLHRELANIVGFERMVDESDLAKLPFLNCVIKETLRMHPPIPVILRGTTKDCVLGGYSVPTASRVFINTWAINRDGEAWKDPDTFRPSRFMLNGDALGLDLKGGCYEFLSFGSGTRSCPGQGLGQHGVEFAVAQLVHGFNWKLPDDMNPMQLDMGDTIGSTVSRATRLCAVPTPCLRCPL from the exons ATGGTAGACGACCTACTCGCGTTCCTCGGTGATGCCGACCAAGCCAGCGCCAAGGACCTGCGCCTCACCCGCGACAACGTCAATGCCTTGATCATG GACATGTTGTTTGGCAGGCCGGATAATGTCGGCTTCACCATTGAGTGGGCAATGACAGAGATGATTCATTGCCCTAACATCCTTCTGCAGCTGCATCGGGAGCTCGCAAACATTGTGGGGTTTGAGCGGATGGTCGACGAATCGGATCTTGCCAAGCTCCCCTTCCTTAACTGCGTCATCAAGGAGACGCTTCGGATGCACCCGCCGATCCCGGTTATCCTCCGCGGGACCACCAAAGATTGTGTCCTTGGTGGATACTCGGTGCCCACGGCCTCTCGCGTATTCATCAACACGTGGGCAATCAACCGAGACGGCGAGGCATGGAAGGACCCTGACACTTTCCGGCCATCCAGGTTCATGCTCAACGGGGATGCCCTCGGGCTAGATCTCAAGGGCGGTTGCTATGAGTTCTTGTCATTTGGTTCTGGAACACGCTCATGCCCGGGGCAAGGGCTCGGCCAGCATGGGGTGGAGTTTGCCGTAGCACAGCTCGTGCACGGGTTTAACTGGAAGCTACCCGATGACATGAATCCAATGCAGCTTGACATGGGCGACACGATCGGTTCGACCGTGTCGCGCGCCACACGGCTCTGCGCGGTGCCCACACCCTGCCTCAGATGTCCTTTGTAA